Proteins from a single region of Bdellovibrio svalbardensis:
- the hutU gene encoding urocanate hydratase yields the protein MSRVVKAPTGNKMVCKGWLQEAAYRMIQNNLDPSVAERPEDLVVYGGIGKAARNWECFDKILEALKELENDETLLVQSGKPIGILKTHEDAPRVLLANSNLVPKWATWEVFNELDKKGLMMYGQMTAGSWIYIGTQGIIQGTYESFVEAGRQYFGGNLKGRVILTAGLGGMGGAQPLAGVFAGACVLAVDVDPTRIEKRLETKYVDEVATDIDDAIARIRKYTAAGEAKSIALHGNMATVIHQLIEKNFTPDLLTDQTSAHDPLVGYIPEGYSVETAKEFRTRDQKAYLEAAYASMAKHVRGMLEMKDRGAVTFDYGNNLRARALEAGVTNAFDYPGFVPAFIRPLFCKGSGPFRWVALSGDSEDIKVTDQAMRELFPHKKDLLRWLDMAEERIAFQGLPARICWLEYGERAQAGLMLNKLVAEGKVKAPIVIGRDHLDCGSVASPNRETEAMKDGSDAVSDWALLNAMVNTACGATWVSLHHGGGVGMGYSQHAGQVIVADGTEKAARRLERVLTADPAMGVFRHLDAGYELAAQVAKERGVHSLWI from the coding sequence ATGTCTCGCGTAGTAAAAGCTCCTACTGGAAATAAAATGGTTTGTAAGGGCTGGTTGCAAGAAGCCGCTTACAGAATGATTCAAAATAATCTGGATCCAAGTGTGGCAGAGCGCCCAGAAGATCTTGTTGTCTATGGTGGTATTGGTAAAGCGGCCCGTAACTGGGAATGCTTTGATAAAATTTTGGAAGCTTTGAAAGAGTTGGAAAACGATGAAACTCTTTTGGTGCAGTCTGGAAAGCCTATCGGTATTTTGAAGACTCATGAGGATGCTCCGCGCGTTCTTCTTGCGAATTCAAACCTTGTTCCGAAGTGGGCAACTTGGGAAGTCTTCAATGAGCTCGATAAAAAGGGTTTGATGATGTACGGCCAAATGACCGCAGGTTCTTGGATCTACATTGGAACTCAAGGCATTATCCAAGGGACTTATGAGTCCTTCGTTGAAGCCGGTCGCCAATACTTTGGCGGAAATCTTAAAGGCCGCGTGATTTTAACAGCAGGCCTGGGTGGAATGGGTGGCGCCCAACCTCTAGCGGGTGTTTTCGCAGGCGCTTGCGTGCTTGCAGTTGACGTTGATCCTACTCGTATCGAAAAACGTCTTGAAACAAAATACGTTGATGAAGTGGCGACAGATATCGACGATGCGATCGCTCGTATTCGTAAATATACCGCGGCAGGGGAGGCGAAATCCATCGCTCTTCATGGCAACATGGCCACTGTGATTCATCAATTGATTGAAAAGAATTTCACTCCGGATCTTTTGACGGACCAAACTTCCGCACATGATCCACTCGTGGGTTATATTCCTGAAGGTTACTCTGTAGAAACTGCGAAAGAGTTCCGCACCCGTGATCAAAAAGCTTATCTAGAAGCAGCTTATGCTTCGATGGCAAAACATGTTCGCGGCATGCTTGAAATGAAAGATCGCGGTGCCGTGACTTTCGACTACGGTAATAATCTTCGTGCACGCGCTTTGGAAGCGGGCGTGACAAATGCCTTCGACTATCCAGGCTTTGTACCGGCGTTCATTCGTCCATTGTTCTGCAAAGGCAGCGGTCCTTTCCGTTGGGTGGCTTTGTCTGGTGATTCTGAAGATATCAAGGTGACGGATCAAGCGATGCGTGAACTGTTCCCGCACAAAAAAGATCTTCTTCGCTGGTTGGATATGGCGGAAGAGCGTATTGCGTTCCAAGGCTTGCCAGCTCGTATCTGTTGGTTGGAGTACGGTGAGCGCGCTCAAGCGGGCTTGATGCTCAACAAACTTGTGGCTGAAGGCAAAGTAAAAGCACCTATCGTGATCGGTCGTGACCATTTGGATTGCGGTTCTGTCGCTTCACCAAATCGTGAAACAGAAGCGATGAAGGACGGTTCAGATGCGGTTAGCGACTGGGCATTGTTGAATGCAATGGTGAACACAGCTTGTGGCGCAACATGGGTGAGCTTGCATCACGGCGGTGGTGTGGGCATGGGTTACAGTCAGCATGCGGGTCAAGTGATCGTCGCAGACGGGACTGAAAAAGCCGCGCGCAGACTTGAAAGAGTTTTGACTGCGGATCCAGCAATGGGTGTCTTTAGACATTTGGATGCGGGCTATGAATTGGCGGCCCAGGTCGCTAAAGAGCGTGGCGTTCACAGTCTTTGGATTTAG
- the rpe gene encoding ribulose-phosphate 3-epimerase: MVAPSILSADFANLEKEIKAVTEAGADWIHVDVMDGHFVPNITIGIPVVKSLKKVSSIPLDVHLMIEEPEKYIEQFVKAGSDYLTIHVESTKDPAAVLKQIRALGAKAGITLRPRTAVSEVLPLLPLCDLVLVMTVEPGFGGQSFMHDQIAKISALRSEIEKHQLNCLIEVDGGINAETAKLCHEADVFVAGSFVFGKDYKKAIVELKEG, translated from the coding sequence CTGGTTGCTCCCTCTATTTTAAGTGCGGACTTTGCAAATCTTGAAAAAGAGATCAAAGCAGTTACAGAGGCTGGAGCCGACTGGATTCATGTCGACGTGATGGATGGACATTTTGTTCCCAATATCACGATTGGTATTCCGGTGGTGAAGTCTTTAAAAAAGGTTTCATCGATTCCTTTGGACGTGCATTTGATGATTGAAGAGCCTGAAAAATACATTGAGCAATTTGTAAAAGCGGGTAGTGATTATTTGACGATTCATGTGGAGTCGACCAAAGATCCTGCGGCAGTATTAAAGCAAATTCGTGCTTTGGGGGCTAAGGCGGGAATCACTTTGCGTCCTCGCACGGCGGTTTCTGAAGTTCTTCCTTTGTTGCCATTGTGCGATTTGGTTTTGGTGATGACGGTGGAGCCAGGTTTTGGCGGGCAGTCTTTCATGCATGATCAGATCGCGAAAATTTCAGCTCTTCGTTCTGAAATCGAAAAGCATCAATTGAATTGCTTGATTGAAGTGGATGGCGGGATCAATGCGGAAACAGCAAAGCTTTGCCACGAAGCCGATGTGTTCGTGGCGGGAAGTTTTGTTTTCGGCAAGGACTACAAGAAAGCCATCGTCGAATTAAAAGAAGGCTGA
- a CDS encoding response regulator, with amino-acid sequence MALRVLLADESSTIKKVMQLALSDFAVDVKSVPVGLDVLGVAKSFKPDIVFADVLLAKKNGYEVSFELKNDPETANIPVVLMWSGFMEVDESKITQSGANGRLEKPFDADHLRNLVNTLVKKASTNPVSSFLSFPDMPDFEETPAEAIPAVNTESGIYAIPEDSAAGFDAIPVIEDEDVNPLELPDEEFSAVPLTSPKAEEEHDEGGWAHQDLTKFKINIPEAESSDFASKFVIPQDDDLANAHFEVSGDFEEVSFHENEAMGPDLTQKPSATKPAPAAKAPASESAVAQGQRAATPRTAQPVSAQALVSTVSKSVKDQMMESLKKGPSAAQPNTQSQGDMKADMMEKIVREEAREMIEAICWKVIPEIAERIVREEINKILRDTDKSI; translated from the coding sequence ATGGCTTTACGCGTCTTGCTAGCAGATGAGAGTTCCACAATTAAAAAGGTCATGCAACTGGCTTTGTCAGATTTCGCAGTCGATGTGAAGTCTGTGCCTGTGGGCTTGGACGTGCTTGGTGTCGCGAAAAGTTTCAAACCAGATATTGTGTTTGCCGATGTGCTTCTTGCCAAAAAGAACGGCTATGAAGTTTCTTTTGAATTAAAAAATGACCCTGAAACAGCCAACATTCCCGTCGTTTTGATGTGGAGTGGTTTCATGGAAGTCGATGAAAGCAAAATCACCCAATCTGGAGCCAATGGCCGCCTTGAAAAGCCTTTCGATGCGGATCACTTGCGCAATCTTGTAAATACTCTTGTTAAAAAAGCCAGCACCAACCCTGTTAGCAGCTTCTTGAGCTTTCCGGATATGCCTGACTTTGAAGAAACGCCGGCTGAAGCAATTCCTGCAGTGAACACAGAGTCTGGAATTTATGCTATTCCAGAGGATAGCGCTGCTGGATTTGATGCCATCCCAGTTATTGAGGATGAAGACGTCAATCCTTTGGAACTTCCCGATGAAGAGTTTTCTGCCGTCCCACTGACTTCTCCGAAAGCGGAAGAAGAGCATGATGAAGGTGGCTGGGCTCATCAAGACTTAACAAAATTCAAAATCAATATCCCAGAAGCTGAAAGCTCAGACTTCGCTTCTAAATTTGTGATTCCGCAAGATGATGATCTTGCGAATGCGCACTTTGAGGTCTCAGGCGATTTCGAGGAAGTGAGCTTCCACGAAAACGAAGCCATGGGACCGGATTTGACTCAGAAGCCCTCTGCAACGAAGCCTGCCCCTGCTGCTAAAGCTCCGGCAAGCGAGTCCGCTGTAGCGCAAGGTCAAAGAGCAGCGACACCAAGAACAGCTCAACCTGTGTCTGCCCAGGCTTTGGTTTCTACTGTCTCTAAATCAGTTAAAGATCAAATGATGGAATCCCTCAAGAAGGGTCCTTCTGCTGCTCAGCCCAATACTCAATCTCAAGGTGACATGAAAGCCGATATGATGGAAAAGATTGTTCGAGAGGAAGCTCGCGAAATGATCGAAGCCATTTGCTGGAAAGTCATTCCCGAGATCGCAGAACGCATCGTGCGTGAAGAGATTAACAAAATCCTTCGCGACACAGATAAATCTATCTAA
- a CDS encoding ABC transporter substrate-binding protein: protein MFSFALTFSLQAPAADLVRVGNLKFAHYGAISYMAEICGKYDLKIQERVFAKGLDIMPAIIAGEIDVSASAADAAIAGRASGVPIFAVAGFAQGGARIVKRPDLKIDSIKDFKGKKVGVARGGAQELLLLAELGKNNLTWSDKPGKDVLIVYMAFADLNQALMQKNIDAMAQSEPQASQAINKGFGVELMKPYDTPMGEPIRTLVMTEKMYKEKRPVAERFMKCFVEATKTFIEKPEVAQKFVVTKMFKGQITDQDFKDAIGNSPYTYDLTIEHIQTTTDFMQKYGVGRMQNPPKAVDWVKLDLLAEAKKAMGVK, encoded by the coding sequence TTGTTTTCTTTTGCCCTAACTTTTTCCCTTCAAGCCCCAGCTGCAGATTTGGTTCGAGTGGGGAATTTAAAGTTCGCCCATTATGGAGCCATTAGCTACATGGCAGAGATTTGCGGCAAGTATGATTTGAAAATTCAAGAGCGGGTATTCGCTAAGGGTCTCGACATCATGCCAGCGATTATTGCTGGCGAGATCGATGTCTCGGCCAGCGCTGCGGATGCGGCGATTGCCGGGCGCGCGAGTGGTGTTCCCATCTTTGCCGTGGCAGGATTTGCCCAAGGGGGCGCACGCATTGTGAAGCGTCCTGATTTGAAAATTGATTCTATCAAAGATTTTAAAGGCAAGAAAGTGGGCGTCGCCCGCGGTGGAGCCCAAGAGCTTTTACTTTTAGCCGAGCTGGGCAAAAACAACCTCACTTGGTCTGATAAGCCTGGCAAAGATGTTCTGATCGTTTACATGGCGTTCGCCGATTTGAACCAAGCCTTGATGCAAAAAAATATCGATGCGATGGCACAGAGTGAACCTCAAGCGTCCCAAGCCATAAATAAAGGTTTTGGTGTGGAATTGATGAAGCCCTACGACACTCCGATGGGAGAACCAATCAGAACATTGGTCATGACTGAGAAAATGTACAAAGAAAAACGTCCGGTGGCAGAACGCTTTATGAAGTGCTTTGTGGAGGCGACAAAAACCTTCATCGAAAAACCGGAGGTGGCGCAAAAATTCGTCGTCACTAAAATGTTTAAAGGCCAGATCACTGATCAGGATTTTAAAGATGCGATTGGAAATTCCCCTTACACCTATGATTTGACAATTGAGCACATCCAAACGACCACGGACTTCATGCAAAAATACGGAGTCGGCCGTATGCAAAATCCTCCAAAAGCCGTCGACTGGGTGAAGTTGGATTTATTGGCAGAAGCCAAGAAGGCCATGGGCGTAAAATAG
- the hutH gene encoding histidine ammonia-lyase has translation MQITGENITLENLYAAAHNPSEKVELAASAKAQMQKSRDYIEGRIASGEVMYGVNTGFGAFSSVRISDSEIEQLQRNLIRSHSMGIGAPFTKTETRAMMMLRANALAKGHSGIRPLVVEKILEFLNNDIIPVVPSQGSVGASGDLAPLSHLALTIIGEGDAWGEDGKIVPVQELLKKKNITPLELKAKEGLSMINGCQVMTSIGLLSLWEARRLLWLADLAGAMSLEGLRGSRKAFDPLISASRPHPGEAKTARNLMKLMGETSEIGESHLIADTRVQDAYSLRCMPAVHGAAKDALRYIVKVLETEANSSTDNPLVFADANKVLSCGNFHGMPVAHAMDFAGIALSSQASISECRISKMISTQMSELPPFLTPNGGLNSGHMIVQVAAASLVSENKVLAHPASVDSIPTSAEKEDHVSMGTIAARKFAQILRNAENVVAMELLSGCQSLDLIAPLKPSAAVKAAHDHIRKTVPFAKEDRIFSKDVEAIKAMMTSNELLTVVQNAVGELEW, from the coding sequence ATGCAGATCACTGGTGAAAATATCACTTTAGAGAACCTCTATGCGGCAGCTCACAATCCTTCAGAGAAGGTGGAGTTGGCAGCTTCGGCGAAAGCGCAAATGCAAAAATCTCGCGACTATATTGAAGGTCGTATTGCGAGCGGTGAAGTGATGTATGGAGTGAATACAGGCTTTGGTGCTTTTTCTTCAGTGCGTATCTCTGATTCTGAAATCGAGCAGTTGCAAAGAAATTTGATTCGCTCTCACTCCATGGGGATCGGTGCTCCGTTTACGAAAACGGAAACTCGCGCGATGATGATGCTTCGTGCGAATGCTTTGGCTAAAGGCCACAGCGGTATTCGTCCCTTGGTTGTTGAAAAGATCTTGGAGTTTTTGAATAACGACATCATTCCGGTGGTGCCATCGCAGGGTTCTGTAGGGGCGAGCGGTGACTTGGCGCCGTTGTCTCACTTGGCATTGACTATTATTGGTGAGGGCGACGCTTGGGGCGAAGACGGCAAGATCGTTCCGGTTCAAGAACTTCTTAAAAAGAAAAACATCACGCCTCTTGAGTTGAAAGCCAAAGAAGGTCTTTCCATGATCAATGGTTGTCAGGTGATGACTTCAATTGGTTTGCTTTCTTTGTGGGAGGCTCGTCGTCTTTTGTGGTTGGCGGATTTGGCCGGGGCGATGTCTTTAGAGGGTTTGCGTGGTTCACGTAAAGCCTTTGATCCATTGATCTCTGCAAGCCGTCCGCATCCAGGTGAAGCGAAAACTGCACGTAACTTGATGAAGTTGATGGGCGAGACGAGTGAAATCGGCGAGAGCCACTTGATTGCGGATACACGCGTTCAAGATGCTTACTCTCTTCGTTGTATGCCAGCGGTTCACGGAGCGGCAAAGGATGCTCTTCGTTACATCGTTAAGGTTTTAGAAACTGAAGCAAATTCTTCTACCGACAATCCTTTGGTGTTTGCGGACGCGAACAAGGTTTTGTCATGTGGAAACTTCCACGGGATGCCAGTGGCGCACGCGATGGATTTTGCGGGGATTGCATTGAGCTCTCAAGCAAGCATCAGTGAGTGCCGTATTTCTAAAATGATCTCGACACAAATGAGTGAGTTGCCTCCGTTCTTGACACCAAATGGTGGTTTGAACTCAGGTCATATGATCGTGCAAGTGGCGGCGGCATCTTTGGTGAGCGAAAATAAAGTTTTGGCTCATCCTGCAAGTGTGGATTCAATTCCAACGTCTGCGGAAAAAGAAGATCACGTTTCTATGGGAACGATTGCGGCAAGAAAGTTCGCGCAAATTCTGCGCAATGCTGAAAACGTCGTTGCGATGGAGTTGCTATCAGGTTGTCAATCATTGGATTTGATTGCTCCGTTGAAGCCGTCAGCAGCGGTGAAAGCAGCGCATGACCATATTCGTAAAACAGTTCCATTCGCTAAAGAAGATCGTATCTTCTCGAAAGATGTCGAGGCCATCAAGGCGATGATGACTTCCAATGAGCTTTTGACTGTTGTGCAAAACGCAGTCGGCGAATTGGAATGGTAG
- a CDS encoding NUDIX domain-containing protein, producing MEHPYDNDSEYYASLPRKRVGSGALIFYRSQILIMQPVYSSEWLLPGGTVEAEESPLEALHREIKEQLNLKIDPLQLIAVDYIPNRDVKGEYLQFLFEVKELTEHQVQQIKISTDYKDFKFVDIEKAISMLTVAAARRLESALLALQDGKSIVYLENGNQPSFNSTMAFL from the coding sequence ATGGAGCATCCGTATGACAATGACAGTGAATACTATGCCTCTCTGCCTCGCAAGCGAGTGGGTTCAGGAGCCCTGATTTTCTATAGAAGCCAGATCCTGATCATGCAGCCTGTATATAGTTCTGAGTGGCTCCTTCCTGGAGGCACTGTAGAAGCCGAAGAATCCCCGCTCGAGGCCCTTCATCGTGAAATTAAAGAGCAACTGAACTTAAAAATTGACCCCCTGCAACTGATCGCGGTGGACTATATTCCCAATCGAGACGTCAAAGGCGAATACCTTCAATTCTTATTCGAGGTCAAAGAACTGACCGAACATCAGGTCCAGCAAATCAAAATCTCGACTGACTACAAAGACTTCAAATTTGTCGATATTGAAAAGGCCATTTCAATGCTTACCGTTGCGGCCGCACGCAGACTTGAGAGTGCCTTACTGGCACTTCAAGATGGAAAATCGATTGTGTATTTGGAAAATGGCAATCAGCCTTCTTTTAATTCGACGATGGCTTTCTTGTAG
- the lptG gene encoding LPS export ABC transporter permease LptG yields the protein MNRIDRYTSWLFWGYFIGGLLVFLTLFTAVDAMSTLASYKAVTPETLFNYYIYSFPEIIQKLLPVACLMGTILTLTNLNKANELVALFASGMSLLRISTPILAWVILLSGLGYMAGDRIVPTAIKQKNYIFYYDIKKEPHRFSTVKTNKIWYRTKDAIFNIKTLSAKGDKAQGLTMYFFNDNWDLVQMMTAHDVEIKGSQWLLQNGTVTVFSKDSSFPLTSQFKNKSIVMAEDSKDLQSAGQTANMMTQKELEHFINKNKDAGLDTVAYEVDYHSKISFAFAGLVMCLLGIPFSVGRARSGGTMLNVGICLGLVFAYYVLYSSGITLGQHGTLPPLVAAWAPNLLMGLLALVLLKRLKR from the coding sequence ATGAACCGCATCGACCGTTACACATCATGGCTTTTTTGGGGCTACTTCATTGGTGGCCTTTTGGTTTTCTTGACGCTTTTCACAGCAGTGGATGCAATGTCGACGCTGGCTTCGTACAAGGCCGTAACCCCTGAGACTCTCTTTAATTATTATATCTACTCATTCCCAGAAATCATTCAGAAGCTTTTGCCCGTCGCCTGTTTGATGGGCACAATTCTGACCCTCACGAATTTGAATAAAGCCAATGAACTCGTAGCGTTATTTGCCAGCGGAATGAGCCTTTTGCGCATTTCGACGCCCATCCTGGCGTGGGTGATTTTGTTATCAGGCTTGGGGTACATGGCAGGGGATCGCATTGTTCCGACGGCGATCAAGCAAAAGAATTATATCTTTTATTATGATATCAAAAAAGAGCCGCATCGCTTTTCAACGGTGAAAACTAATAAGATTTGGTACCGCACCAAAGACGCTATTTTTAATATCAAAACTTTGAGCGCCAAAGGTGATAAGGCTCAAGGCCTCACAATGTACTTCTTCAATGACAATTGGGATCTAGTGCAGATGATGACTGCCCATGACGTTGAAATTAAAGGCAGCCAATGGCTACTGCAAAATGGAACTGTCACGGTCTTTAGCAAGGACTCCAGCTTCCCTCTGACCAGTCAGTTTAAGAATAAAAGCATCGTGATGGCGGAAGATTCCAAGGATCTGCAGAGCGCCGGTCAAACAGCCAATATGATGACGCAAAAGGAATTGGAGCACTTCATCAATAAGAACAAGGACGCGGGTTTGGACACGGTGGCCTATGAAGTAGATTATCATTCCAAAATCAGTTTCGCCTTTGCTGGCCTGGTCATGTGTCTTTTAGGCATCCCTTTTAGCGTTGGCAGAGCCCGTTCTGGCGGGACGATGCTAAACGTGGGTATTTGCCTGGGGCTGGTTTTTGCTTACTACGTCCTCTATTCGTCGGGAATCACTCTCGGGCAGCATGGAACCTTGCCTCCGTTGGTGGCAGCTTGGGCCCCGAATTTGTTAATGGGGCTCTTGGCCTTGGTCCTTCTCAAACGTCTAAAACGCTGA
- a CDS encoding ABC transporter permease, which yields MGRLKGFIVPAIAVILWEIVVRVGWVNPQVLPAPSAVLVRWYQYLKPLQPYDPAEGSYLAWLFSGELIHDLLASFYRVAVGFSIGAGLALPLGLLMGSSKKGYDYFNPLIQVLRPIPPIAYIPLSILWFGLGNPPAIFLIALGAFFPVLMNTIVGVRSVDNIYIRAARNMGAGSYTMFTKIMVPAAMPYILSGMRIGIGTGFICMIVAEMIAVNSGLGYRILEAREYFWSDKIIAGMFSIGLLGLAIDTAVDRLNNHLLRWHRGLE from the coding sequence ATGGGCAGACTTAAAGGTTTTATTGTTCCTGCCATCGCGGTGATTCTTTGGGAGATAGTGGTGCGTGTGGGGTGGGTGAATCCCCAAGTGTTGCCAGCGCCGTCAGCGGTCTTGGTGCGGTGGTACCAATATCTAAAACCTCTTCAACCTTACGATCCGGCAGAAGGATCGTATCTGGCCTGGCTTTTTTCAGGTGAATTGATCCACGATTTGTTGGCCAGTTTCTATAGAGTGGCCGTGGGCTTTTCAATTGGCGCGGGACTGGCTTTGCCACTCGGGCTTTTAATGGGCTCCAGCAAAAAGGGTTATGACTATTTTAATCCGCTGATTCAAGTGCTACGTCCGATTCCACCGATTGCCTATATTCCTCTTTCAATCCTGTGGTTCGGTTTGGGAAATCCTCCGGCGATTTTCTTGATTGCCCTGGGTGCCTTCTTTCCGGTTTTGATGAACACCATTGTCGGAGTTCGATCGGTCGATAACATCTATATACGGGCGGCACGCAATATGGGCGCGGGATCTTATACCATGTTTACCAAAATCATGGTTCCGGCGGCCATGCCTTATATTTTGAGCGGCATGCGCATTGGTATTGGCACTGGATTTATCTGTATGATCGTTGCAGAGATGATCGCGGTGAACAGCGGGCTGGGCTATCGCATTCTTGAGGCACGTGAATACTTTTGGTCTGACAAAATCATTGCGGGAATGTTCTCAATTGGATTGTTGGGGCTTGCGATCGACACGGCGGTTGATCGCTTGAACAATCACTTGCTGCGCTGGCATCGAGGTCTGGAGTGA
- a CDS encoding outer membrane beta-barrel protein, producing MNKLLISLALILGFSGVAHANIMIEPYLGYETGKNTDPDGKTSGTVIGGRLAYKAPVMFWAGLDGAFETGTNKPDSNALTNSDFKRTTLYAVVGVDLPILFRVWAGYGFSDELKLETTPSMKGTGTNYKFGLGFTALPFVSLNAEYIKGKLTGGDIHDNFPDAQNESVVLSVSLPLVF from the coding sequence ATGAACAAGTTATTAATCTCTCTGGCTCTTATTCTTGGGTTTTCTGGTGTTGCACACGCGAACATCATGATCGAGCCGTATCTTGGTTACGAAACTGGAAAGAATACCGATCCAGATGGAAAAACCAGCGGTACTGTTATTGGCGGCCGCTTGGCTTACAAGGCTCCTGTTATGTTTTGGGCGGGTTTAGATGGTGCTTTTGAAACGGGTACAAATAAACCGGATTCAAATGCGCTCACTAACTCTGATTTTAAGCGTACAACTCTTTACGCAGTTGTAGGTGTTGATTTGCCAATTTTGTTCAGAGTGTGGGCTGGTTATGGCTTCTCTGATGAACTAAAGCTTGAAACGACTCCTTCAATGAAGGGCACTGGAACCAATTACAAATTTGGTTTGGGTTTCACGGCATTGCCATTTGTTTCTTTGAACGCTGAGTACATCAAAGGCAAACTCACTGGCGGCGACATTCATGACAACTTCCCTGACGCTCAAAACGAATCAGTGGTGCTGTCAGTCTCTTTGCCACTCGTTTTCTAG
- the def gene encoding peptide deformylase, with product MIMKILTFPDPRLREVSKKVETFGPHLQKLADDMIETMYDAHGIGLAAPQVGELIRMVVIDTRPKDDKGRRYKDEEMSELEASVKQPLILINPEIVKGEGKTTYDEGCLSVPGYFETVERNVVVELKAFDVNGKEFRVKSDGLLGICMQHELDHLEGTLFIDHLSFVKSNKIKNQIKKHGYPPKKTEEGEEGEKSKSSDSEKLEV from the coding sequence ATGATCATGAAAATCCTCACATTCCCTGACCCACGTCTTCGCGAAGTTTCGAAGAAAGTGGAAACGTTTGGCCCGCATTTACAAAAGCTGGCCGATGACATGATCGAAACAATGTACGATGCCCATGGTATCGGTTTGGCGGCCCCGCAAGTGGGGGAGTTGATTCGTATGGTGGTTATCGACACTCGTCCTAAGGACGACAAAGGTCGCCGCTATAAAGATGAAGAGATGTCTGAGCTGGAAGCTTCTGTGAAGCAACCGTTGATTCTGATCAATCCTGAAATCGTTAAAGGCGAAGGCAAGACGACCTATGATGAAGGTTGTTTGTCAGTACCTGGTTATTTCGAAACTGTTGAGCGCAATGTTGTCGTTGAGTTGAAAGCTTTTGACGTGAACGGCAAAGAATTCCGCGTAAAATCAGACGGTCTTCTTGGCATTTGCATGCAACACGAATTGGATCATTTGGAAGGAACTTTGTTCATTGACCATTTAAGCTTCGTGAAGAGCAACAAAATCAAAAATCAAATTAAGAAACACGGCTATCCACCTAAGAAAACCGAAGAAGGTGAAGAGGGTGAAAAATCCAAATCATCTGATTCAGAAAAGTTGGAAGTGTGA
- the fmt gene encoding methionyl-tRNA formyltransferase, protein MSKVRVCFLGTPEFAVTSLKALLADEHFEVVGVVTQPDRPAGRKLQLTPSPVKQLAQAHNLKVLAPESLRKDPSMLQEIRTWGAEVAVVVAFGQILTQEFLDAFRFGCVNVHGSVLPRWRGAAPIQRAIEAGDVESGVTLQKMVKKLDAGDIIGIRKVKITPEMNALDLHDRLAVLGAELLKVELMDYVRGNLAPIPQDESQVTIAPKIEKHESQIDWSTSAKAIDGKIRGFVYGPGTYTLLQGKKLKLHKATPVSGAVTVEPGTVTSVHPDYFSVATGDGILKIYELQPESRTRMSVVDFLKGHNLKVGDKVGV, encoded by the coding sequence GTGAGTAAGGTCCGCGTCTGCTTTCTGGGAACCCCAGAATTTGCTGTTACATCTTTGAAGGCCCTTCTTGCAGACGAACACTTTGAAGTGGTCGGCGTTGTCACTCAACCGGATCGTCCTGCGGGAAGAAAGCTTCAGCTGACTCCCAGTCCGGTGAAACAACTGGCTCAAGCACATAATTTAAAAGTATTAGCTCCAGAGTCCTTAAGAAAAGATCCGTCCATGTTGCAAGAGATTCGCACATGGGGAGCCGAAGTTGCCGTCGTTGTGGCCTTTGGACAAATCCTCACGCAAGAATTCCTGGATGCCTTCCGCTTTGGCTGTGTAAATGTGCACGGTTCGGTGTTGCCACGTTGGCGTGGTGCCGCGCCCATTCAGCGCGCGATCGAGGCGGGTGATGTCGAATCTGGCGTGACCCTGCAGAAGATGGTTAAGAAATTAGATGCCGGTGATATCATCGGCATTCGCAAAGTCAAAATCACTCCCGAGATGAACGCCTTGGACCTTCATGATCGTTTGGCAGTTCTCGGTGCGGAACTACTTAAAGTGGAATTGATGGATTATGTGCGCGGAAATCTGGCGCCGATTCCTCAAGATGAATCTCAGGTGACGATTGCGCCTAAGATTGAAAAACATGAATCGCAAATCGATTGGTCGACATCGGCCAAGGCGATTGACGGAAAAATCCGTGGCTTCGTTTATGGCCCGGGCACTTATACTTTATTGCAAGGTAAGAAACTGAAACTCCATAAGGCGACCCCAGTTTCTGGAGCGGTCACGGTGGAGCCTGGAACAGTAACCTCCGTGCATCCGGATTATTTCTCAGTGGCGACCGGCGATGGCATTTTGAAAATTTATGAATTGCAGCCAGAGTCTCGCACGCGCATGTCGGTTGTTGATTTCCTAAAAGGTCACAATCTGAAAGTGGGAGACAAAGTCGGTGTCTAA